A stretch of Solenopsis invicta isolate M01_SB chromosome 9, UNIL_Sinv_3.0, whole genome shotgun sequence DNA encodes these proteins:
- the LOC105198894 gene encoding ubiquitin carboxyl-terminal hydrolase 35, translating into MDTEHVLKNDIGQCLKLIVSGDDAAVSDGWLMLQNLQDREFSQLTDCEDILRDILQSKVTNVSEVPKIMAWMSAHIVEKRFNTPPISNDVALLLRNTELDDMSHLTKLLNVLADHRVYLPRSANHTRLCEAIVMSLSSFQMPLEPKKISEFQENTAKIQHFLNALCSNTKNGERDILMFTCLQTLYNIISDTNRKQEPGPGLAAILQLVEVSVIPQAVDWILGQKHTDYQLIQALKVLCNWLPKWREDRLNVWIMEFIRGLEKQHKYSTLLEFTESSIDMLALCRVLLLPVLRPNVSNIIFYILKRQSSLSFVQNVVKIIPGLIKDLMNENTESSNECIQNLVDIMKVYSKRFSTCISCGNIENYSFPVLPRMQVVREICNEPVWIDDTKEFEPIVEPERPLSGKVGLSNLGNTCYMNSVLQALLMTRQFCQEVLNYRALNESGKTPLLEKLQNLFALLLYSQRICLAPTEVLRASRPTYFLPGQQQDSSEFLCHLLDVLHEQEKSANSNCGGNDSVATLKSKIEKQEDDMTLSMEPTKSIIKRWTTEEDLTEGLALQRKTQSLADFTRGEELGQRLSDSHSDSTDSGIQSVGGEETGTYTSLVHKVLGGECQITYQCAQCDTSSRNTDKFRDLQLCFPEEIQENQEVSVQDLINYYLTPEKLTGENKYRCDKCMKLCDAQRIITILQAPAHLILTLKHFRYDFDTRLRTKLRHKVVYNETIQLPVSAIPYLVAETYHLYAAVVHSGYSMDYGHYFTYACDSKQNWYKFNDSLVTQTTFEDFKSMKPPDTPYILFYEKSGAHDGIYEDDKPELSILSKRIQELISNDTTEYIDELRRQMIATQRSQLPTKPLRQHNNSDDDNPPPSSCRGAIDVPANRFLY; encoded by the exons ATGGACACCGAGCACGTATTAAAGAACGACATCGGGCAATGCCTAAAACTGATAGTGTCTGGGGACGACGCGGCGGTTAGCGACGGCTGGCTGATGCTGCAGAATCTGCAGGATCGCGAGTTCAGCCAGCTGACCGATTGCGAGGATATTTTAAGAGACATCCTTCAGAGTAAGGTAACCAATGTGTCGGAAGTGCCAAAGATTATGGCCTGGATGTCGGCGCACATCGTGGAAAAGCGTTTCAACACTCCCCCTATTTCCAACGATGTCGCCTTGCTTCTGCGAAACACGGAGCTCGATGACATGTCGCACTTGACTAAGCTGCTCAACGTGCTGGCGGATCACAGAGTGTACTTGCCTAGGTCGGCAAACCACACGAGACTCTGCGAGGCGATAGTCATGAGCCTGTCTTCCTTTCAGATGCCCTTAGAGCCGAAAAAAATATCCGAGTTCCAAGAAAACACTGCTAAGATTCAACACTTTCTCAATGCGCTATGTTCGAACACAAAGAACGGCGAGCGCGACATTCTAATGTTTACCTGCCTTCAAACCTTGTACAATATCATATCTGACACAAACAGAAAGCAAGAACCAGGCCCAGGACTCGCTGCCATATTGCAACTAGTTGAAGTTTCTGTTATTCCACAGGCAGTGGACTGGATTCTGGGTCAGAAGCATACTGATTATCAACTGATACAAGCCCTGAAAGTTCTGTGCAACTGGCTACCAAAATGGCGTGAAGATCGACTCAACGTTTGGATTATGGAATTCATACGTGGTCTGGAGAAGCAACACAAGTATTCCACTCTTCTTGAATTCACAGAGTCTTCGATTGATATGTTAGCGTTATGTAGAGTGTTACTATTACCAGTGCTTCGTCCAAATGTttccaatattatattttacatccTAAAGAGGCAGAGTTCATTGTCATTTGTTCAGAATGTAGTTAAAATCATACCAGGGTTGATAAAAGATCTGATGAATGAGAATACAGAATCCAGTAATGAGTGTATACAGAATTTGGTTGACATTATGAAGGTATATAGTAAGAGATTTTCTACCTGCATATCTTGCGGAAACATAGAAAACTATTCATTCCCTGTACTACCGCGCATGCAAGTTGTCAGAGAAATCTGTAATGAGCCAGTATGGATAGACGATACAAAAGAGTTTGAACCAATTGTTGAACCAGAAAGGCCACTGTCTGGAAAAGTTGGGCTGTCTAATCTAGGAAATACTTGCTATATGAATAGTGTACTACAAGCCTTATTAATGACCAGACAATTCTGCCAAGAAGTATTGAATTATCGCGCCTTAAATGAATCGGGTAAAACACCCTTGCTAGAGAAACTTCAAAATTTGTTCGCATTGCTGTTATATTCTCAGAGAATATGTTTGGCGCCGACTGAGGTATTACGGGCATCAAGGCCAACATATTTCTTGCCTGGGCAGCAACAGGACAGTTCAGAATTTCTCTG tcATCTTCTGGATGTCCTGCATGAGCAAGAAAAATCCGCTAATTCAAACTGTGGAGGAAACGATAGTGTGGCAACTCttaaatctaaaattgaaaagCAAGAAGACGACATGACATTGTCGATGGAACCaacaaaaagtattattaaacgtTGGACAACTGAAGAAGACTTAACAGAAGGTTTAGCTTTGCAACGGAAAACACAATCATTGGCGGATTTTACACGAG gTGAAGAGTTAGGACAAAGACTCAGCGATTCTCATTCGGATTCGACTGACAGCGGTATACAATCCGTAGGCGGTGAAGAGACAGGCACATACACATCCCTTGTACACAAGGTATTAGGTGGAGAGTGCCAGATCACTTACCAGTGCGCACAATGTGACACTAGTTCCCGCAATACGGACAAATTTCGCGACTTACAACTGTGTTTTCCCGAAGAGATACAGGAGAATCAAGAAGTCTCTGTTCAAGATCTTATCAATTATTATCTCACGCCAGAGAAACTTACGGGAGAGAACAAGTATCGATGCgataaatgtatgaaattatgCGACGCACAGAGGATCATTACGATCTTACAAGCACCCGCGCATCTGATTCTAACGCTGAAACACTTTCGATACGACTTCGATACTAGATTAAGGACGAAACTTCGGCACAAAGTAGTATATAATGAGACTATACAATTGCCTGTATCGGCGATCCCGTATCTTGTTGCTGAAACGTATCATTTGTATGCTGCTGTCGTGCATTCCGGATACAGTATGGATTACGGACACTACTTTACGTACGCTTGCGATTCCAAGCAGAATTGGTACAAATTTAATGATAGCTTGGTAACCCAGACCACATTCGAGGACTTCAAGAGCATGAAACCACCCGATACGCCTTACATACTGTTCTACGAAAAATCGGGAGCTCACGACGGGATCTACGAGGACGACAAGCCCGAGTTGTCGATTCTAAGTAAACGTATACAGGAACTAATATCGAACGACACTACAGAGTACATAGATGAGCTCAGACGTCAAATGATAGCAACACAACGTAGTCAGCTTCCAACAAAACCCTTGAGACAGCACAACAATTCCGACGATGATAATCCGCCACCCAGTAGTTGTCGCGGTGCAATTGATGTTCCGGCGAatcgttttctttattaa